In one Gemmatimonas aurantiaca genomic region, the following are encoded:
- the gcvH gene encoding glycine cleavage system protein GcvH, giving the protein MSNIPADLRYTKDHEYVRSTDDSGIVAIGITDFAQGELGDIVYVELPKVGATYGAHDVFGTVEAVKAVSELFMPVAGEVVEVNGRLDGEPALINTDPYGDGWMIKVRLAPDGDAGLLSADEYQAQIGG; this is encoded by the coding sequence GTGTCGAATATCCCCGCCGACCTGCGCTATACGAAGGATCACGAGTACGTCCGTTCCACCGATGACAGCGGGATCGTTGCCATCGGCATCACCGACTTTGCGCAGGGTGAGCTGGGCGACATCGTGTACGTCGAACTGCCGAAGGTGGGCGCCACCTATGGCGCGCATGACGTATTCGGCACCGTGGAAGCCGTGAAGGCGGTGTCCGAACTGTTCATGCCGGTGGCCGGCGAAGTGGTGGAAGTGAACGGCCGTCTCGACGGTGAACCCGCGCTGATCAACACCGACCCGTACGGCGACGGCTGGATGATCAAGGTGCGTCTGGCTCCCGATGGGGACGCTGGTCTGTTGTCGGCCGACGAATACCAGGCGCAGATCGGCGGCTGA